A region from the Borrelia coriaceae genome encodes:
- a CDS encoding variable large family protein, whose product MKKLAETTDNNNIEIGAINNTGTKAAIISNKKNVEDIISKIKDIIKIAEEAQINIEAKTNNNITGNNITSIAAINGGAGADLKGGGANEEDVSKLIDIISQIDALAMLNKIAHATTNVNNGYINETNNDAGQLIVGRTLNTNGVGAKSNADFAAAIALKAMSKDGKFAGHKNGNNTEYAKNIQKAAATAISKVVTAIDTIIIDILNAELNKIKTKS is encoded by the coding sequence ATAAAAAAATTAGCTGAAACTACTGATAATAACAATATTGAAATTGGAGCAATTAATAATACAGGTACCAAAGCTGCAATTATTTCTAACAAAAAGAACGTTGAGGATATCATTAGCAAAATAAAAGATATAATCAAAATTGCAGAAGAAGCCCAAATAAACATTGAAGCAAAAACTAATAATAATATTACTGGCAATAATATTACCTCAATTGCTGCCATTAATGGTGGTGCCGGTGCCGATCTTAAAGGCGGAGGTGCTAACGAAGAAGACGTTTCCAAACTTATTGATATAATATCTCAAATTGACGCACTAGCAATGCTTAACAAAATAGCACATGCTACAACAAACGTTAATAACGGTTATATTAACGAAACCAATAACGATGCTGGTCAATTAATCGTTGGTAGAACTCTTAATACTAATGGTGTCGGTGCAAAAAGTAACGCTGACTTTGCTGCTGCTATTGCACTAAAAGCTATGAGTAAAGACGGTAAATTCGCTGGACATAAAAATGGTAATAACACTGAATATGCAAAAAATATTCAAAAAGCTGCAGCTACTGCCATTAGCAAGGTAGTAACCGCAATCGATACAATTATTATAGATATATTAAACGCTGAACTTAATAAAATTAAAACTAAATCTTAA
- the bdr gene encoding Bdr family repetitive protein has product MDLQFQQIKAGIDRDIAIDLSYRYYRNELTYKDIEYLENTFNLKLEKVESNLKSDIKDLDNKIDNVRKDIEINKMEFRSTLKVHNWMLGTIITICVGILLTLIFK; this is encoded by the coding sequence ATTGATTTGCAGTTTCAGCAGATTAAAGCAGGAATTGATAGAGATATTGCTATTGATTTATCTTATAGGTACTATAGGAATGAGTTAACGTATAAGGATATTGAGTATTTAGAAAATACATTTAATCTTAAACTAGAAAAAGTAGAGTCAAATCTAAAATCAGATATTAAGGATTTAGATAATAAGATAGATAATGTAAGAAAAGACATAGAAATTAATAAAATGGAGTTTAGGAGTACATTAAAAGTGCATAATTGGATGTTAGGAACAATTATTACTATATGTGTAGGAATTTTATTGACATTAATCTTTAAATAA
- a CDS encoding complement regulator-acquiring protein — protein sequence MRKKLFIFILLIIGLVSCDVNSKLLDKGETRDAVGAVDNGVQGDERIKNIISNGDFSEEVNKAPVEEVVEAGPVIKDEKEELIAAIKKDVNIGMGLINSDKKEVEDESQYGMKEVVFKAVTDGVTNKALDDDLNKDLRRLFYSSLLYDKERIKEFAEILNKIGTDGQNKGTWLIDIMDSGIVYLQFNFERVISKLDKNKDKLDQLSLDDLREIKSKLEEIQLQRLTWKKSVDAIIVAYKAKKEGIDSDSKRLISYISERYKNLITVEIPGIQGVSDKIISLIDKIK from the coding sequence ATGAGAAAAAAATTATTTATATTTATATTATTAATTATAGGATTAGTATCATGTGATGTAAATTCTAAATTATTGGATAAAGGGGAAACCAGAGATGCGGTAGGAGCGGTTGACAATGGTGTTCAGGGAGATGAAAGAATAAAAAATATTATTAGTAATGGTGATTTTTCAGAAGAGGTTAATAAAGCTCCTGTTGAAGAGGTAGTAGAAGCAGGTCCTGTAATCAAAGATGAGAAAGAGGAATTAATAGCTGCCATTAAAAAAGATGTTAATATTGGTATGGGACTAATAAATTCAGATAAGAAAGAAGTTGAAGATGAAAGTCAATATGGTATGAAGGAAGTAGTGTTTAAAGCAGTAACAGATGGGGTTACTAATAAGGCATTAGATGATGATTTGAATAAGGATTTAAGAAGATTATTTTATTCATCTTTATTATACGATAAAGAAAGGATAAAGGAATTTGCAGAAATTCTTAACAAGATAGGAACAGATGGTCAAAATAAAGGTACATGGCTTATAGATATAATGGATTCTGGAATAGTATATCTTCAATTTAACTTTGAGAGAGTAATTAGTAAGTTAGATAAGAATAAAGACAAATTAGATCAATTAAGTCTTGATGATTTAAGAGAAATTAAATCAAAACTTGAAGAGATTCAATTACAAAGATTAACTTGGAAAAAGAGTGTAGATGCTATTATAGTAGCTTATAAAGCAAAGAAAGAAGGTATTGATTCTGACAGTAAAAGATTGATAAGTTATATTAGTGAAAGATATAAAAATCTTATTACAGTTGAGATACCAGGAATTCAAGGGGTGTCTGATAAGATTATATCTCTAATAGATAAAATTAAGTAA
- a CDS encoding variable large family protein: MKINIKNIKVKSICATLFIFLFLSCNSGIEELENKNNFFSSLANLRQDFLDVFTYFGDIVTDSLGIKAETKKDDIGGYFSKIESTMKNVQDKLKNVAEKYGHYPKVKEKVAQFIEQLVKIEEGAKEASKVEEGAELLGNMEAKNSGGKPGEVDKLIKAIQTIVNVVLAKGNPEAGNNLKAKDGQTPRANNNDSAGNLFANNQAGTAHANAKEAATDAAKAVGAVTGADILKAIVKEGGAAATLAKNNTTHDSVNAVADANDAVVAGAIALRAMTKNGKFAGNTSAENAVAIVKNAAASAVNKTLSTLVIAIRNTVDTALKAISEALAAIKQGDMSADTSESGNTK; the protein is encoded by the coding sequence ATGAAAATAAATATTAAAAATATTAAAGTAAAAAGTATTTGTGCAACATTATTTATCTTCCTATTCCTTTCTTGTAATAGTGGAATAGAAGAACTTGAGAATAAAAATAACTTCTTTTCCTCACTAGCTAATTTAAGACAAGATTTCTTAGATGTTTTTACTTATTTTGGAGATATTGTTACTGATTCTTTAGGAATTAAAGCTGAGACTAAAAAAGATGATATTGGTGGTTATTTTAGCAAAATTGAATCTACTATGAAAAACGTTCAAGATAAGTTAAAAAATGTTGCAGAAAAGTATGGTCATTATCCAAAGGTAAAAGAAAAGGTTGCTCAATTTATTGAGCAATTAGTAAAAATAGAAGAGGGTGCTAAGGAAGCGTCAAAGGTTGAAGAAGGTGCTGAATTACTTGGTAATATGGAGGCCAAAAATAGTGGAGGTAAGCCTGGTGAGGTTGATAAATTAATAAAGGCAATTCAGACTATTGTAAATGTGGTTCTTGCAAAAGGGAATCCTGAGGCTGGTAATAATTTGAAAGCTAAAGATGGTCAGACTCCAAGAGCTAATAATAATGATAGTGCAGGTAATTTATTTGCTAATAATCAGGCTGGTACTGCTCATGCTAATGCAAAAGAAGCAGCAACTGATGCAGCTAAAGCAGTAGGAGCCGTAACTGGTGCTGACATTTTAAAAGCTATAGTTAAAGAAGGTGGTGCAGCTGCTACGTTAGCTAAGAATAATACCACTCATGATAGTGTTAATGCTGTAGCTGATGCTAATGATGCAGTTGTAGCAGGAGCTATAGCACTTCGAGCAATGACTAAGAATGGTAAATTTGCTGGTAACACTAGTGCTGAGAATGCTGTTGCTATAGTTAAAAATGCAGCAGCAAGTGCAGTAAATAAGACATTAAGCACTCTTGTAATTGCAATAAGAAATACTGTTGATACTGCTTTAAAAGCAATAAGTGAGGCATTGGCAGCAATTAAACAAGGAGATATGTCAGCAGATACAAGTGAATCTGGAAATACTAAGTAG
- a CDS encoding variable large family protein, translated as MKINIKNISIKSICATLFISLFLSCNNGIEELQREKQFYSSLANLGNDFLSVFTSFGDSLGGVLGFNPNTKKSEVGNYFKNIQETVQGVKTGLNNIVTDMKNQENPNASTVEAAVKALNEKLDKIIEGAKTVSEAIGTDATAPIGNVAASAAAGAVGIGVDKLVQGIKSIVGVVLKDKGKADAGDNKKAEDGSTERNSDGSVKLFANASAGSDDKKAAADAAKAIGAVTGADILQAMVKDNGDAAKLAKNSSSGVTAPKDAEVAGGIALRAMAKEGKFANGSSASEAKKILDGAVTSALTKALDTLTIAIRKTIDEGLKEVKKVMNINANIDPVTSDDRGIATSN; from the coding sequence ATGAAAATAAATATTAAAAATATTAGTATAAAAAGTATTTGTGCAACGTTATTTATTTCTTTATTCCTTTCTTGTAATAATGGGATAGAAGAACTTCAGAGGGAAAAGCAGTTTTACTCTTCACTTGCTAATTTAGGTAATGACTTCTTATCTGTCTTCACTTCTTTTGGAGATTCACTTGGTGGTGTTTTAGGATTTAATCCTAATACTAAAAAGTCTGAGGTTGGAAATTACTTTAAGAATATTCAAGAGACTGTACAAGGTGTTAAGACAGGTCTTAATAATATTGTTACTGATATGAAGAATCAAGAAAATCCTAATGCTTCTACAGTTGAGGCTGCTGTAAAAGCTTTAAATGAAAAACTTGATAAGATAATTGAGGGAGCAAAGACCGTTAGTGAGGCTATTGGTACTGATGCTACTGCTCCGATTGGTAATGTTGCTGCTAGTGCTGCTGCTGGGGCTGTAGGTATTGGTGTTGACAAATTGGTTCAAGGAATTAAATCAATTGTAGGAGTAGTACTTAAAGATAAAGGTAAAGCCGATGCTGGTGATAATAAAAAGGCTGAAGATGGCTCTACCGAAAGGAATAGTGATGGCTCAGTAAAGCTATTTGCTAATGCTAGTGCGGGCTCCGATGACAAAAAAGCAGCAGCTGACGCGGCTAAAGCTATTGGGGCAGTAACAGGTGCTGACATATTACAAGCCATGGTTAAAGATAATGGTGATGCTGCTAAGCTAGCTAAGAATTCTAGTTCTGGTGTTACTGCTCCTAAAGATGCGGAAGTAGCAGGAGGTATAGCATTAAGAGCGATGGCTAAGGAGGGTAAGTTTGCTAATGGAAGTAGTGCTTCTGAGGCAAAAAAAATATTAGATGGAGCAGTGACAAGCGCGTTAACTAAGGCATTAGATACACTCACAATAGCAATAAGAAAAACAATTGATGAAGGACTTAAAGAAGTTAAAAAAGTTATGAATATTAATGCTAATATCGATCCTGTAACTTCTGATGATAGAGGCATTGCAACCAGTAACTAA
- a CDS encoding variable large family protein produces MKINIKNIRLKSICATLFISLFLACNNGIEELEKRNTFLSSLANLGNDFLTIFTSFGDSLGGVLAFNAETKKSDVGKYFKNIEKGLTTTKTNLEKIVADMKDQGHPNATAVESAVSKLVNDTLNNIINGAKTVSDAIGITDAELLGNGAIYTSAAGSKGEVEKLVNGIKAIVDVVLDTKEGNPEAGDVKKATDGSGNRNGGNNQDGEAGKLFNGTNAGTNANAKKSAADAAKAVGAVTGADILKAMSKSDDSAKLAAGNDVSDAKQDAVIAGAMALRAMAKGGKFAGSSDNDSGAVAPIVKGAAVSAVNKALNTLTIAIRKTIDAGLKEVKKAMNINANDVSVTTESGTATK; encoded by the coding sequence ATGAAAATAAATATTAAAAATATTAGATTAAAAAGTATTTGTGCAACATTATTTATTTCTCTTTTCCTTGCTTGTAATAATGGGATAGAAGAACTTGAGAAGAGAAATACTTTCTTATCCTCACTTGCTAATTTAGGGAATGACTTCTTAACTATTTTTACTTCTTTTGGTGATTCACTTGGTGGTGTTTTAGCTTTTAATGCTGAAACTAAAAAGTCTGATGTTGGTAAGTACTTTAAGAATATAGAAAAAGGCTTAACAACAACTAAGACAAACCTTGAAAAAATTGTTGCTGATATGAAGGATCAAGGCCATCCTAATGCTACTGCAGTAGAAAGTGCAGTAAGTAAATTAGTTAATGACACACTTAATAATATAATTAATGGAGCTAAGACCGTTAGTGATGCTATTGGTATTACTGATGCTGAGTTACTTGGTAATGGTGCTATTTATACATCTGCTGCAGGTTCTAAGGGTGAAGTTGAGAAATTAGTAAATGGAATTAAAGCTATCGTAGACGTGGTTCTTGATACAAAAGAAGGAAATCCTGAAGCCGGAGATGTTAAAAAAGCTACAGATGGTTCTGGTAACAGAAATGGTGGCAACAATCAGGATGGTGAAGCAGGAAAGTTATTTAATGGTACTAATGCTGGAACTAATGCTAATGCGAAAAAATCAGCAGCTGATGCAGCAAAAGCTGTTGGTGCAGTAACTGGGGCTGACATATTAAAAGCTATGTCTAAATCTGATGACTCTGCTAAATTGGCTGCAGGAAATGATGTGTCCGATGCTAAGCAAGATGCTGTTATAGCAGGAGCTATGGCATTGCGAGCGATGGCTAAGGGTGGTAAATTCGCGGGTTCTAGTGATAATGATTCTGGTGCCGTTGCGCCTATAGTTAAAGGAGCAGCAGTAAGTGCAGTAAATAAGGCTTTAAATACGCTCACAATAGCAATAAGAAAAACAATTGATGCAGGACTTAAAGAAGTTAAAAAAGCTATGAACATAAACGCTAATGATGTGTCTGTAACTACTGAATCTGGTACTGCTACTAAATAA
- a CDS encoding variable large family protein: MKINIKNIRLKSICATLFISLFLACNNGIEELEKRNTFLSSLANLGNDFLDSFTSFGDTLGGVLGFNTKTPKSEVGKYFKSVHDTVSSTKTALEKIVADMKDKGNPNAEAVSASVKTFIDDKLSKIIEGAEIASGAIGNDASEPIANVAKGGSNTDGAGVKGKDIENLVKGIKSIVDIVLKDKGSADAGTGKKADALASDRDANSSDVVKLFGSSGNQGAIAANADKAAADASKAVGAVTGADILQAMVKENGESAKLAEHKVDTAVTGMVSKNDATIAGAIALRAMAKGGKFANDNSTANIDVANTVKGAAVSAVTKVLNTLTIAIRKTIDAGLKEVKEAMKINPEATSVTSDKNIPESKK; encoded by the coding sequence ATGAAAATAAATATTAAAAATATTAGATTAAAAAGTATTTGTGCAACATTATTTATTTCTCTTTTCCTTGCTTGTAATAATGGGATAGAAGAACTTGAGAAGAGAAATACTTTCTTATCCTCACTTGCTAATTTAGGTAATGACTTCTTAGATAGTTTTACTTCTTTTGGCGACACACTTGGCGGTGTTTTAGGGTTTAATACTAAAACTCCAAAGTCTGAGGTTGGTAAGTACTTTAAGAGCGTTCATGATACTGTTTCTTCTACTAAGACAGCTCTTGAGAAAATTGTTGCTGATATGAAAGATAAGGGTAATCCTAATGCAGAAGCTGTAAGTGCTTCAGTTAAAACATTCATTGATGATAAGCTTAGTAAGATAATAGAAGGAGCTGAGATTGCTAGTGGTGCTATTGGCAACGATGCTAGTGAACCAATTGCTAATGTTGCTAAAGGTGGTAGTAATACTGATGGGGCTGGAGTTAAAGGTAAAGATATTGAAAATTTAGTAAAGGGAATTAAGTCAATTGTAGACATAGTACTTAAAGATAAAGGAAGTGCTGATGCTGGTACTGGTAAAAAGGCTGATGCTCTTGCTAGTGATCGTGACGCTAATTCTAGTGATGTGGTAAAGCTTTTTGGTAGTTCTGGTAATCAAGGTGCTATTGCTGCTAATGCAGATAAGGCAGCAGCTGATGCATCTAAGGCCGTTGGGGCAGTAACAGGTGCTGATATCTTACAAGCTATGGTTAAAGAAAATGGTGAGTCAGCTAAGTTGGCTGAGCATAAAGTTGACACTGCAGTTACTGGTATGGTTAGTAAAAATGATGCAACTATAGCAGGGGCTATAGCGTTAAGAGCAATGGCTAAAGGTGGTAAATTTGCTAATGATAACAGTACTGCTAATATTGATGTTGCTAATACAGTTAAAGGAGCAGCAGTAAGTGCAGTAACTAAGGTACTAAATACATTAACTATTGCAATAAGGAAGACAATTGATGCAGGACTTAAGGAAGTTAAAGAAGCTATGAAAATTAATCCTGAGGCTACTTCTGTAACTTCTGATAAAAATATTCCTGAATCTAAAAAATAA
- a CDS encoding variable large family protein, translating to MKINIKNIKVKRICATLFISLFLSCNNGIEELEKRNTFLSSLANLGNDFLDSFTSFGDTLGGVLGFNTKTPKSEVGKYFKSVHDTVSSTKTALEKIVADMKDKGNPNAEAVSASVKTFIDDKLSKIIEGAEIASGAIGNDASEPIANVAKGGSNTDGAGVKGKDIENLVKGIKSIVDIVLKDKGSADAGTGKKADALASDRDANSSDVVKLFGSSGNQGAIAANADKAAADASKAVGAVTGADILQAMVKENGESAKLAEHKVDTAVTGMVSKNDATIAGAIALRAMAKGGKFANDNSTANIDVANTVKGAAVSAVTKVLNTLTIAIRKTIDAGLKEVKEAMKINPEATSVTSDKNIPESKK from the coding sequence ATGAAAATAAATATTAAAAATATTAAGGTAAAAAGAATTTGTGCAACATTATTTATCTCTCTATTCCTTTCTTGTAATAATGGAATAGAAGAACTTGAGAAGAGAAATACTTTCTTATCCTCACTTGCTAATTTAGGTAATGACTTCTTAGATAGTTTTACTTCTTTTGGCGACACACTTGGCGGTGTTTTAGGGTTTAATACTAAAACTCCAAAGTCTGAGGTTGGTAAGTACTTTAAGAGCGTTCATGATACTGTTTCTTCTACTAAGACAGCTCTTGAGAAAATTGTTGCTGATATGAAAGATAAGGGTAATCCTAATGCAGAAGCTGTAAGTGCTTCAGTTAAAACATTCATTGATGATAAGCTTAGTAAGATAATAGAAGGAGCTGAGATTGCTAGTGGTGCTATTGGCAACGATGCTAGTGAACCAATTGCTAATGTTGCTAAAGGTGGTAGTAATACTGATGGGGCTGGAGTTAAAGGTAAAGATATTGAAAATTTAGTAAAGGGAATTAAGTCAATTGTAGACATAGTACTTAAAGATAAAGGAAGTGCTGATGCTGGTACTGGTAAAAAGGCTGATGCTCTTGCTAGTGATCGTGACGCTAATTCTAGTGATGTGGTAAAGCTTTTTGGTAGTTCTGGTAATCAAGGTGCTATTGCTGCTAATGCAGATAAGGCAGCAGCTGATGCATCTAAGGCCGTTGGGGCAGTAACAGGTGCTGATATCTTACAAGCTATGGTTAAAGAAAATGGTGAGTCAGCTAAGTTGGCTGAGCATAAAGTTGACACTGCAGTTACTGGTATGGTTAGTAAAAATGATGCAACTATAGCAGGGGCTATAGCGTTAAGAGCAATGGCTAAAGGTGGTAAATTTGCTAATGATAACAGTACTGCTAATATTGATGTTGCTAATACAGTTAAAGGAGCAGCAGTAAGTGCAGTAACTAAGGTACTAAATACATTAACTATTGCAATAAGGAAGACAATTGATGCAGGACTTAAGGAAGTTAAAGAAGCTATGAAAATTAATCCTGAGGCTACTTCTGTAACTTCTGATAAAAATATTCCTGAATCTAAAAAATAA